In Bacteroidota bacterium, one genomic interval encodes:
- a CDS encoding SCO family protein encodes MNKLWINIAIGAAALVLLILVIPQLASGEKKALRKLPYYRPVQTTAVNNDAEGRHTIRAFSFTDQTGKTVTNADFKGKITLVNFFFATCEGVCPVMNKQMARVYEKFSTNSNVRFLSHTVNPENDSVPVLAEYAARYKADAATWKFVTGNKNEIYAMARTSYLLSDSDGDGSKEDFLHSDQIGLIDRDGHVRGRYTGTNAAEVDRLMIDLELLLKE; translated from the coding sequence ATGAATAAGCTTTGGATAAACATTGCAATTGGTGCTGCTGCGCTCGTGCTGCTCATACTCGTCATTCCGCAACTTGCCAGCGGTGAAAAGAAAGCCCTTCGTAAACTGCCGTATTACCGTCCTGTGCAAACCACAGCCGTAAACAATGATGCAGAAGGCCGCCACACCATACGTGCGTTCAGCTTTACCGACCAAACCGGGAAAACCGTTACAAACGCAGATTTCAAAGGGAAAATAACGCTTGTCAATTTCTTCTTTGCTACCTGCGAAGGTGTCTGTCCGGTAATGAACAAACAAATGGCGCGCGTGTATGAAAAGTTCAGCACCAACAGCAATGTGCGTTTCCTTTCGCACACAGTAAATCCCGAAAACGATTCGGTACCGGTGCTTGCCGAATATGCCGCACGCTACAAAGCGGATGCAGCTACATGGAAATTTGTAACCGGGAATAAAAACGAAATTTATGCGATGGCCCGCACCAGCTATCTGCTTTCCGACAGCGATGGCGACGGCAGCAAAGAAGACTTTTTACACTCAGATCAGATCGGCCTCATTGACCGCGACGGGCACGTGCGCGGCCGCTACACCGGCACCAATGCTGCTGAAGTGGACCGGCTGATGATTGATCTGGAGCTTTTGCTGAAGGAGTAA
- the lysS gene encoding lysine--tRNA ligase, with translation MHTELSEQEVLRRQKLARLRELGINPYPAEEFTVNVTAKDIHENYERDKTSYKSVRIAGRLMTVRDMGKAAFANLQDASGRIQIYVRRDDICPGEDKTLYNEVWKKLTDLGDIIGIEGFVFTTQVGEISIHATSFVLLSKSLRPLPVVKVDESGHSFDEVVDPEFRYRQRYADLIINPKVKETFVKRTKMVNALRNFLNDIGLLEVDTPVLQPIPGGAAARPFVTHHNALDTELFLRIANELYLKRLIVGGFDGVFEFSRNFRNEGMDRTHNPEFTILEFYVAYKDYEWMMRTCETMLEKAAINANGTTELQVGDNTISFATPFRRVTLFDAIKEYAGIDVANMDEEQLRAACREMHIHIDGTMGRAKLIDKIFGEKCEGNFIQPTFITDYPVEMSPLTKKHRSKEGLVERFELMINGKEVANAYSELNDPVDQRERFEEQVKLMERGDDEAMYIDHDFLRALEYGMPPTAGIGIGIDRLAMLLTNSHSIQDVLFFPQMRPEKFD, from the coding sequence ATGCACACCGAACTTTCAGAACAGGAAGTACTCCGCCGCCAGAAACTGGCACGTCTCCGCGAACTGGGCATTAATCCGTATCCGGCCGAAGAATTTACCGTGAATGTAACTGCGAAGGACATTCACGAAAACTACGAACGTGATAAAACCAGTTACAAGAGCGTGCGCATTGCCGGTAGGTTAATGACGGTGCGCGATATGGGTAAGGCCGCCTTTGCCAACCTGCAGGATGCTTCGGGCCGCATTCAGATTTATGTGCGCCGTGATGATATTTGCCCCGGTGAAGACAAAACGCTGTACAACGAGGTGTGGAAAAAACTAACCGACCTTGGCGACATCATCGGCATTGAAGGTTTTGTGTTTACCACGCAGGTGGGCGAAATTTCTATTCACGCCACCAGTTTTGTGCTGCTCAGCAAATCGCTGCGCCCGCTGCCGGTGGTGAAAGTAGATGAAAGCGGCCATAGTTTTGATGAGGTGGTGGATCCCGAATTCCGCTATCGCCAGCGCTATGCCGACCTGATTATTAATCCGAAAGTGAAAGAGACGTTTGTGAAGCGCACCAAAATGGTTAATGCGCTGCGCAATTTCCTTAACGATATTGGCCTGCTGGAAGTGGATACGCCGGTGCTTCAACCCATTCCGGGCGGCGCTGCGGCACGTCCGTTTGTTACACACCATAATGCGCTCGATACCGAATTGTTTTTGCGCATTGCCAACGAACTTTACCTCAAACGCCTTATTGTGGGCGGTTTCGATGGCGTGTTTGAATTTTCGCGCAATTTCCGCAACGAAGGCATGGACCGCACGCATAATCCGGAGTTTACCATTCTCGAATTCTATGTGGCTTACAAGGATTATGAGTGGATGATGCGCACCTGCGAAACCATGCTCGAAAAAGCTGCCATCAATGCAAACGGCACAACCGAACTGCAGGTGGGTGATAACACCATCAGTTTTGCCACGCCTTTCCGTCGCGTAACACTTTTTGATGCCATTAAAGAATACGCCGGTATCGACGTGGCGAATATGGATGAAGAGCAGCTGCGTGCGGCCTGCCGTGAAATGCATATTCATATTGACGGCACCATGGGCCGCGCCAAACTTATCGACAAGATTTTTGGTGAGAAATGCGAAGGCAACTTCATCCAGCCCACCTTCATTACCGATTATCCGGTAGAGATGAGCCCGCTCACCAAAAAGCACCGCAGCAAAGAAGGCCTCGTAGAGCGTTTTGAGCTGATGATAAACGGTAAGGAAGTAGCCAACGCCTACAGTGAGCTTAACGATCCGGTTGATCAGCGCGAACGCTTTGAAGAACAGGTAAAACTCATGGAGCGCGGCGACGATGAAGCTATGTATATCGACCACGATTTCCTGCGCGCACTTGAATACGGCATGCCGCCCACTGCCGGTATCGGTATCGGTATTGATCGTTTGGCTATGTTGCTCACAAACAGCCACTCAATCCAAGACGTCCTGTTCTTCCCGCAAATGCGACCAGAGAAATTTGATTAA
- a CDS encoding zinc-binding dehydrogenase — translation MEAFYLVKNGSAATAFERRALALQAPASGQVQLATEAFGLNFADVMARQGLYREAPPLPAVLGYEVVGRITTAGENTNAPPAGTRVLAFTRFGGYATHVNTDARSVIPIPEDMPAADACALATQGCTAWFAATQLFRLREGEHVLVQAAAGGVGSLLVQLAKLQGCVVYGTAGNDSKLELLRTLGTDYPINYRTTHFADAVKQLNGGRKLDVVFDNLGGRAFKKALGLLAPGGRIVGYGAAERLGRRGPFATLQLVFGFGFHNPVQWLMKSQTVAGLNMLRVAERNPLLLQEGMTAMLELYNNRKIIVINGGEYPANSLPEAHEALGSRSTTGKLVIRW, via the coding sequence ATGGAAGCTTTTTACCTCGTAAAAAACGGCTCTGCAGCCACCGCGTTTGAACGGCGTGCCCTTGCTCTGCAGGCTCCGGCTTCAGGTCAGGTACAGCTTGCCACAGAAGCTTTCGGACTCAACTTTGCCGATGTAATGGCGCGTCAGGGTCTTTACCGCGAAGCACCGCCACTGCCGGCTGTGCTGGGGTACGAAGTGGTGGGACGAATTACCACCGCAGGTGAAAACACCAATGCTCCGCCCGCAGGCACACGTGTACTGGCCTTTACCCGCTTTGGCGGATATGCCACACACGTAAACACCGATGCCCGAAGTGTAATTCCCATTCCCGAAGACATGCCCGCCGCTGATGCCTGCGCACTGGCCACACAAGGCTGCACCGCCTGGTTTGCCGCCACACAGCTTTTCAGGCTGCGGGAAGGTGAACACGTGCTCGTGCAGGCCGCCGCTGGTGGTGTAGGAAGTTTGCTTGTACAATTAGCCAAACTGCAGGGCTGCGTGGTGTACGGCACTGCCGGCAACGATAGTAAACTCGAACTCCTGCGCACACTCGGCACCGATTATCCCATCAACTACCGCACCACTCACTTTGCCGATGCCGTAAAGCAGCTAAACGGCGGCAGAAAATTAGATGTGGTGTTTGATAATCTCGGCGGACGTGCATTTAAAAAAGCACTTGGCCTGCTGGCGCCGGGGGGCCGCATAGTTGGCTACGGCGCCGCCGAAAGGCTCGGCCGCCGGGGCCCGTTTGCCACCCTGCAGCTGGTGTTTGGTTTTGGCTTTCACAATCCGGTGCAGTGGCTCATGAAATCGCAAACCGTGGCCGGACTCAACATGCTGCGTGTGGCCGAACGCAATCCCTTGCTGTTGCAGGAAGGGATGACGGCCATGCTTGAACTGTACAACAATCGAAAAATAATAGTCATAAACGGTGGCGAATATCCCGCCAACAGCCTGCCCGAGGCTCACGAAGCACTTGGCAGCAGATCCACAACCGGTAAACTTGTGATACGCTGGTAA